ATGCGGTCGATCACGGCCTGCGCGTGCTGGCTCGGTGAGGACCGCCCGTTGAGCACGATCCGGCCGGCACCTGCGGCAGCCATCTTCTCTGCCAGGAACAGCCCGAGCCCGCCCATGCCGCCCGTCACGACGTACGCGCCGTCACGGCGGAAGGGCTTGGCCTCCGACGGCGGAACCACTGCGGTGTCGTGGCCGCTGTGCGGAATGTCGAGTACGAGCTTGCCGGTGTGCCCGGCCGCACCCATCACGCGGATCGCCGTGGCCCCCTCGGCCAGCGGGAAGTGCGTGGTCTGCGGCGGGGGCAGCACGCCCTCGGCGATCTGAGCGAACACTGTCGAGAGCAGATCCCGCATGGTGGCGGGATCGGTCAGCGCCAGCAGCGCCAGGTCGACGGCGTAGAACGCCAGGTTGCGCCGGAACGGGAACAGTCCCAGCCGGGTGTCGCCGTAGATGTCGCGCTTGCCGATCTCGACGAAGCGACCGCCGAAGGACAGCAGTTCAAGGCCCGCCCGCTGCGCGGCACCCGGCAGCGAGTTCAGCACGATGTCGACGCCGTAACCGGCGGTGTCACGCCTGATCTCCTCCGCGAAGGCCGTGCTTCGCGAGTCGTACACGTGCTTGATCCCCATGGAACGCAGGACATCTCGACGTTCGTCGCTGCCCGCCGTCGCGTAGATCTCTGCGCCTGCGGCGCGTGCGATCGCGATGGCGGCCTGCCCGACTCCGCCTGTGCCCGAGTGGATCAGCACCTTGTCCTTGGCCGAGATCCGGGCCAGGTTGTGCAGGCTGTACCACGCGGTGGCGTGCGCGCTCGGGACCGCCGCGGCTTGACTGGCCGAGAGCGCCGGCGGCAGCGTGACCGCGAGATTCGCGTCCGAGGTGATGTAGGTCGCCCACGCACCTGAGGTCGAGATCCCCGCGACCTGGTCACCCACCTGATGTTCGGTGACGCCGGGTCCCACCGCGGTGACCACACCGGCGTAGTCGGCGCCGAGCGAGGGCATCCGGCCCTCGAACGAGGGGTAGCGGCCGAGCGCGACCAGAACGTCGGCGAAGTTCAGATTGGAGGCCGTGACGGCCACCTCGATCTGCCCGGGTCCCGGTTCCACCCGGTCGACCGCGGCCAGTTCAAGCGACTGCAGGTCACCCGGTGTGCGGATCTGCAACCGGACACCGTCGCGCTGGTGGTCGACGACCGTCGTGCGCAGATCGTCGGCGCCCAACGGGGTCAGGTTGAGCCGCGCCACGTACAGCTGACCGTCGCGCCAGGCCGTCTCGTCCTCGTCGCCGGCCGCGAGCACCTGAGCGGCCACCCGCTCGGCCTCCTCGGCGGCTCCCGGAGTGGCAGCGAGATCGATTGACGTCGGATTGAGGTGAGGGTGCTCGACACCCACGACGCGCAGCAGGCCACGCAGGCCGCCCTGTTCCAGGTTGGCGACATCCCCGTCGACGACCGTCTGGGTGCCGCGCGTGAGCACATAGAGCCGCGGAGCCCCCGAGACCTCGGGAAGCTCACGGGCGATGTGGACGAGGCGACGGACCTGATCGGCGCCGGTGGCCGTCGACGCGGCTGCTGCGCCGGTCGCCGATTCGAGCACCACCACAACCGCGCCGATGACACCACCGGAGAGCTGGGCCACCAACTCGGCCTGTGCCTGTTCGTCGCCACCGTGCAGCGGCCAGCTGAGGCGCTGAACGTCCACGCCGCGCTGACCGAATGCGTCGGCCAGCGCCGACGGCAGCGGGTCGGTCTGGCCGCCGTCGATCACCAGCAGGGAGCGGATGTCCGGGCTCGCGGCCTCCGGGGGCTCTTGCCGAACCCAACCGACGGTCAGTAACCGGCTGTTGAGCGTGCGATCACGCTCGGACTCCGCGGACGTGCCCGTGCCGAGGCGCAGTCCCTGCACCGCGACCAGGACGTTGCCGTCGTCGTCGAGGATGTCGAGGTCGGCCTCCACCGTCGAGGCGTCCAACCGCTGCACCCGGGCGTAGCAGTACTGCGCGTGGCGGGTGCTGGCGTGGGCCCGGATCCGACGCACACCCAGCGGCAGCAGCAGCGTCGGTGACGCGTCATCGCGGATGTCCGGATGGGCGGCGACCGCCTGGAAGCACGCGTCGAGCAGCGCGGGGTGGACGGCGTAGGCCGCCTGCCCCGAGCGCAGCGCACCCGGCAGCGCGACCTCGGCGAGCACCGACCTCTGGCCGTCGGTGCCCACGTGGGCCGCGACCAGGCCGCAGAACGCGGGCCCGTATACGATCCCGCGCTCGGCGAACAGTTCGCGCAGGTGCGCACCGTCCACCCGCTCGGGGTGTGCCTTGAGCAGTCGGGTGATGTCGTGGACCGCAGGCGTCTCGTCCCCGGCTGTGGTGAGCCGCGCACCCGAGCGGCGCACGCGCTCCTCGTCGGCGACGGTGTTCACCTCGAAGTCGACCGCACCGTCACCGCGGCGTTCGGCCTGCGCGCAGACCTCGGTCTGCTCGTCGAGCAGCAGCATCTGGTCGAACGTGACGTCGTGGACCTCGGCGGCCTCGCCCAGAACCGACGCGGCGGCCGACAGCGCCATCTCGCAGAATGCGGCACCGGGCAGCGCCGCGACACTGTTGACCTGGTGATCCTCGAGCCAGGGTTGAGCCACGGTGCCGATGTCGGCCTGCCAGACGTGGCGTTCCTGCGCCTCGGGCAGGCGGACGTGCGCGCCCAGCAGCGGGTGCACGGCCAGGCTGTGGCCACCGCGGGCCTCCTCGCCGACACGGGTCAGCATCAGCGTCTGGTGCGTCCAGGCCGGCAGCGGGGCGTCGATGAGACGACCGTCGGGATAGAGCGCTTCGAAGTCCACTGCGGCGCCCGCGTTGTGCAGGTCGCCGACGAAGCCGCGCAGGCCGTTGGGCATGTCCTGCTCGCGGCGCATGCTCGCCAGCACGGCCATCGACATGTCGAGGCCGCGCGCGGTCTGGTCGACGGCGTGGGTCAGCAGCGGATGGGGCGACAGTTCCCCGAAGACGCGGTACCCGTCCTCCAGCGCGGCCTGCACGGCGGCGGCGAACCGCACGGTGTACCGGAGGTTGTCCGACCAGTAGTCGACGTCGAACACCGGGATGTCGCGCGGGTCGTACAGCGTGGCCGAGTAGTACGGGATGACCGGGTCCATCGGCGACAATTCGTCGAGTTCGTCGGCCAGTGCGTCGAGGATCGGATCCACTTCGGGGCTGTGGGAGGCCACGTCCACCGCGACCTCGCGGGCCATCACGCCGCGCTGTTCCCAGCCGACCACGAGCCGGCGGATCGAGTCCTTGGCCCCGCCCACGACGGTGGACTGTGGGGACGCGACAACCGACAGCACGACGTCGTCGACGCCCTGTGCCGTCAGTTCGGACAGCACCTGCGCGGCGGGAAGTTCGACCGACGCCATGGCGCCGGCACCGGCGATGCTCGCCATGAGCCGCGACCGGCGGCAGATCACCTTGACGCCGTCCTCGAGCGACAAGCCCTCGGCGACGACGGCCGCGGCCGCCTCACCCATCGAGTGGCCGACGACTGCGCCGGGGGTGACGCCGTACGCGCGCAGCGTGGCCGCCAGCGCGACCTGCATCGCGAAGATGGTCGGCTGGACCCGGTCCATCCCGGTGACGAGTTCTGGTGCCGACATCGCCTCGGTGACCGAGAATCCGGACTCGCGCGCGATCAGCGGCTCCAACTCGGCCACGGTCGCGGCGAACACGGGCTCGGCGGCCAGCAGCGGGGCACCCATCCCGATCCACTGGGAGCCGTGCCCGGAGAACACCCACACCGGCCCACGACCGTTGTTGGGGACGGCGGGCTCATGGGGCAGCTCGCCGTCGGCGACCTCACGCAGTGCCTCGACCAGCTCCGCGGACGTGCCCGCGAGCACCGAGGTGCGCACGCTGCGATGCCCACGACGGCGGGCCAGGGTGTAGCCCAGATCACTCAGCTCGTCGTCGCGCAGCTGCTCGGTGGCCCAGTCCGCCAACCGGCCCGCGGTCTGGCGCAGACCGTCGGCCGAGGTGGACGACAGGGGGAACAGCAGCGCACCGTCGACCGCCGCGGGCTTGGCGTCGTGCGCCACGACCTTGGGCGACTGCCCGGCGGGAGCCTGTTCCACCACGGCGTGCACGTTGGTGCCGGAGAGGCCGTATGACGACACCGCGGCGCGGCGCGGCTGCCCCTCGATCGGCCACGGCACGTTCGCCTGCGGGACGAACAGCTTGGTGTCGATCTTGGCCATCTCGTCGGGCAGCTGGTTGAAGTGCAGGCTCTGCGGGATCACACCGTGCTGCAACGCCAAGACAGCCTTGATCAGGCTGACCGCGCCGGAGGCGGACTGCGAATGACCGAAGTTGGTCTTGGAGGAGCCCAGCGCACACGCCGACTCGATGCCGTACACCTCGGCGAGGCCGGCGTACTCGATCGGGTCGCCGACGGGCGTCCCGGTGCCGTGGGCCTCGACCATGCCGACCGAGGATCCGTCGACACCGGCAACGGCCAGGGCGGCCCGGTACGCCACGACCTGCGCGTCGCGCGACGGGGTGGCGATGTTGACGGTGTGGCCGTCCTGGTTGGCCGCGGTCCCCCGAATCACCGCAAGGATGCGGTCGCCGTCGCGTTCGGCGTCCTCGAGACGTTTGAGCAGCACCATCGCACAGGCCTCGCCCGAGACGAAGCCGTCCGCGTCGACGTCGAACGCATGGCACTTGCCGGTGGGCGACAACATGCCCTGCGCCGAACCGGATGCCATCTTGCGGGGCTCGAGCAGGACGTTGACACCGCCCGCCAGGGCCAGGTCGCTTTCGCCGTCACGCAGGCTGCGGCATGCGTTGTGGACGGCCAGCAGGCCCGACGAGCACGCCGAGTCCACGGTGTAGGCCGGCCCGGTGACGCCAAGGGCATACGCGATCCGCCCGGAGGCGAGGCTGAAGTTGTTGCCGGTGAACCCGTACGGCCCGTCGAGGGCCTGGGCATCCGCGGCCACGAGTTGGTAGTCGGCATAGGTCATGCCGACGAAGACGCCGGTCAGTGATCCGGCCAGGCGGTTGGGGTCCAGGCCGGCATGCTCGAGCGCTTCCCATGAAGTCTCCAGAAGCAGGCGCTGCTGCGGGTCGATCGCCGTCGCCTCGCGCTCGCTGATCCCGAAGAACTCGGCATCGAATCCGCCGACGTCGTTGAGGAAGCCGCCCCACTTGGAGACCGAACGGCCGGCAACTCCCGGTTCGGGGTCGAAGAACTCGTCGGCATCCCACCTGTCGGCAGGAACCTCCGTGACCAGGTCATCGCCGCGCAACAGCGCATCCCAGAGCGCTTCCGGTGACTCGATGCCACCGGGCAACCGACAGGCCATCCCAATCACGGCCACTGGGGTGACAGATGCCTCGCCCAACTCATCCACCCCTTCTAGTACTGCGGATTCCTATAAAAATACGTTCGCCGAGCGAAATTTTCGCCACAACGTTCTGGATGAACGCCACGGCGACCTTACCGCTTGACTAAGTAGCCGACTGAGTGCGTACTGTAGCCGCTCTCCTTTAACAGGGTGCCGTTTCAGCCCCCAGTCCACCAAATTGCCAGCTCAGCGTTTTCTCGTCACGCCGGGGGCCGAGCGCGGCCGGGAACCGCTTGGCGACCGCTCAGCCTTTTCTGAAAGCCGCTGCACTGCAAGCATTTTCATAGACCGCGAGCAACTGATTGACCCAGGGTAACGATCCACCCCCCGAGGGCCTTCGAGGTAGCTCAGGCTCCCGACAATATTTGATGTCAATTATTTTGACAGATTGTGCCATGAGCCGACATTGATTGTTGTCAATTTTACTGGCCGCGCCATTGGTTGCTGGGTTGTGAAATTGGTCGGAAATTTCGCTTTGTGAAATTGCGCAAATAATTCATTCGGTTGCCTTACACGCCTCTAAGGGAGTGTCAACATTGCGGTTAACTTCTCATAAAATGAGAAAGCCCGACATTGGACGACTTATCGTAAATCCTTGCGTATGCAAACGATGCAGCCTCACCTCGGAGGACTACAGATCAACGGCAACGCCAGCAATATCGAAAGGGTTTCGGTAACTGGACGGATCGCGGGTATTCGAATGATGCTCGACACTCGGCTCGCGGCGCTGTGACGGCCACCTCACCCTTGCCTGGCCATGGACCAGCAAACATGCTCGTATTTACGTCGGAGTCACTTCGATGTGGCGTGCCCATTTCTCACACTTGAGGCCACAGAAGTGTGTCACCTGTGAGGCAAGTCACCCAATGGGGCAGATGGGAAAACAAATCACAGGAAAAAATCAGCCAAAATCAACCGGCGGCGTCCAAAATCTGCTGTGCAGCCAGTGCCGGCGTCAACTCCCCGTCACGCACCTGGCGCTCCACGTCACCACGGATGCGCCGCACCTCGGGGTTGGTCAGCACACGGTCCAACACCACGTCCCGCACCATCGCCCAGGTCCACTCGACCTGCTGTGCCCGGCGCCGTGCGTCGAACTCGCCCGCCTCGGTCAGCACGTCGCGGTGCTTGAGCACGGCGTCCCACAGGTCCTGCAGGCCGGTTCCCTCCAGCGCGCTCATGGTCAGCACCGGCGGGCGCCAGAGCACGTCGCGGGGGTAGATCAGCCGGATCGCGCCGGACAGTTCGCGTGCGGCCTTCTTGGCCTCGACGGCGTGTGCGCCGTCGGCCTTGTTGACCACCACGATGTCGGCGAGTTCCAGGACACCCTTCTTGATGCCCTGCAGTTGGTCTCCCGTTCGAGCCAGGGTCAGGAACACGAAGGTGTCGACCATGCCCGCGACAGTGACCTCGGACTGCCCGACACCCACGGTCTCGATGAGGATCACGTCGAACCCACCGGCCTCGAGCAGCACGACGGTCTCCCGCGTGGCCCGCGCGACGCCACCCAGCGTCCCTGAGGTGGGCGACGGACGGATGTAGGCGTCCGGATGCGCGGCGAGCCGGGACATCCGCGTCTTGTCACCCAGGATGGAACCGCCGGTACGGGTCGACGACGGATCCACGGCCAGGACCGCGACACGGTGCCCCTGTTCGATGAGATGCATCCCGAGAGCCTCGATCGACGTGGACTTGCCCACGCCGGGCACCCCGGTGATCCCAATGTGCATGGCAGAGCCCGCCTCGGGCATCAGCTCCAGCAGCAGCTCTTGGGCCTGCTGGCGATGGTCGGCCCGGGTGGACTCCACGAGCGTGATCGCTCGGGCCAGTGCTGACCGATCACCGCTGCGGATTCGGTCGGCCAGCTCTGTGGTGCTCACGTTCGCCGGAGCGGCCATGTCAACTCGCGGACGGTGCGCTCAGGTCGTAGCCCAGCCGCTCGGCCAGCTTGTTCAACAGGCCGACGGCGGCGTCGGCGATCACGGTTCCCGGGGGGAAGATCGCCGTGGCGCCCGCGTCGTACAGCTCCTGGAAGTCTCCCGGCGGGATCACGCCGCCCACGACGACCATGATGTCGGGCCTGCCGACCTCCGCCAGCGCGTCGCGCAGCGCGGGCACCAGGGTCAGGTGTCCCGCGGCCAGCGATGACACGCCGACGACGTGGACGTCGTTGTCGGCGGCCTGCCTGGCCACCTCGTCCGGCGTGGAGAACAGCGAACCCACATCGACGTCGAAGCCGATGTCGGCGAAGGCCGTGGCGATGACCTTCTGTCCGCGATCGTGTCCGTCCTGGCCCATCTTGGCCACCAGGATGCGAGGCCGACGGCCGTCGGCCTCGGCGAACTTCTCGACCAGCTCGGTGGCCGCCTCGATTCCCTTCACGTTCGCACTGTTCCCCACCTCGTCGCGGTACACCCCTGCGATGGTGCGAATCTCCGCCTGGTGACGGCCGTAGACCTTCTCCAGCGCATCGGAGATCTCGCCGACGGTCGCCTTCGCGCGCGCCGCGTTGATCGCGAGCGCGAGCAGGTTGTTGCCCAGTCCGTCCTCGCCGGACACACCAGTGGCCGCCGCGGCGCGGGTCAGTTCGGCCAGCGCGGCCTGGGTCGCCTCCTCGTCGCGCTCGGCCCGCAGCTTCTCGAGCTTGGCCAACTGCTCGGCACGCACTCGGCTGTTCTCGACCTTGAGGACCTCGATCTCGTGGTCCTCGTCGACCTGGTACTTGTTGACGCCGATGACCGGCTGGGCGCCGGAGTCGATGCGGGCCTGCGTACGAGCCGCGGCCTCCTCGATGCGCAGTTTCGGGATGCCCTCGTCGATCGCCTGCGCCATGCCGCCGTGCTCGGCGACCTCAGCGATGTGGGCGCGGGCCCGCTCCGCCAGTTGATGGGTGAGCCACTCGACGTAGTAGGAGCCACCCCAGGGGTCGATCGGGCGCGTGGTGCCCGACTCCTGCTGGAGCAGAAGCTGGGTGTTGCGCGCGATGCGGGCCGAGAAGTCGGTGGGCAGCGCGAGCGCCTCGTCGAGCGCGTTGGTGTGCAGGGACTGAGTGTGACCCTGCGTGGCGGCCATGGCCTCGACGCACGTGCGCGCCACGTTGTTGAACACGTCCTGCGCGGTCAGCGACCAGCCCGAAGTCTGCGAATGGGTGCGCAGCGACAGCGACTTGGAGCTCTTGGGATCGAACTGCGCCACGAGTTCGCTCCACAGCAGGCGACCCGCCCGCAGCTTGGCGACCTCCATGAAGAAGTTCATGCCGATGCCCCAGAAGAACGACAGCCGCGGCGCGAACTTATCGATCGACAGACCCGCGTCCAAGCCGGCCTTGATGTACTCAACGCCGTCGGCCAGCGTGTACGCCAGCTCCAGATCGGCCGTCGCTCCGGCTTCCTGAATGTGGTAGCCCGAGATCGAAATGCTGTTGAACTTGGGCATTTTCGTGCTGGTGTAGCCGAAGATGTCGGAGATGATCCGCATCGACGGCTTGGGCGGGTAGATGTAGGTGTTGCGGACCATGAACTCTTTGAGGATGTCGTTCTGGATGGTCCCGGCCAACTTCTCCGGCGGCACACCCTGCTCCTCGGCCGCCACCACGTACAACGCCAGGATCGGCAGCACCGCGCCGTTCATGGTCATCGACACGCTGACCGCGCCCAGGTCGATGCCGTCGAAGAGCTGGCGCATGTCCAGGATCGAGTCGATCGCCACACCGGCCATGCCGACGTCGCCAGCCACCCGAGGATGGTCCGAGTCGTAGCCGCGGTGCGTGGCCAGGTCGAACGCCACCGACAGGCCTTTCTGACCCGCAGCCAGGTTGCGGCGGTAGAACGCGTTGGACTCGGCCGCCGTCGAGAAGCCCGCGTACTGGCGAATCGTCCACGGCTGGTTCACATACATCGTGGGATAGGGCCCACGGACGAACGGCGGCTCCCCCGGGAACGAGTCCAGCGGATAGCCCGCCTCGACCGCGGCGGCCCGGTCGGCCTCGATGTAGACCGGTTTGACGTCGATGCCCTCGGGTGTGGCCCAGGTCAGCTGCTCAGGGGTGTATCCATGTGCGGCCGCCGCGGCGCTCACGGCCTCGGCCGCCGTGTCCGGGGTCGCCGGACGGCCAGCGGCGCCGCCGCGCAGCGGGACGTCGGAGAAGCTGCCGACGGCCGGTGTCGTCGTAGTCATCTGCTCAGGCCCCCAATCGGGTCAGGAGTGCGGAAAGCGCTTCGACCGCATCGATCTTCGCGGTCAGGTATTCGTCGGGCCGGTGCTCGGCCTCGGCCACGGCCTTCTCAGGACCGGCCAGGTACACCCGCTGCACGCCCGCGGCGCGCGCGGCCTGCACCGCGGCCGAGGCCTCCGCGCCGTAGCGGGCGTCCGACCCGCAGATCACGACGGCCGCCTGCGAACCGGCGTCCTGCACCGCCGCTGCGATGTCCGCCGCGGTCAGCGCGCCCGGGTTGACGGCCTCGATGCCGCCCGAGGCCAACAGGTTGGCCGCGAATGAGGTGCGGATGTTGTGCTCGGCCAGCGGGCCCAGAGGAATCAGCAGCGCCTTGGGCCGATCGCCCTTCTTCGCCAGGAACTCATCGGAGCGGTTGCGCAGATCTTCGAAGGCCTGCGCGTAGCGGACCACGCCGTCCAGCGGATCGTGCTGCGCCAGAGGCGGTTCGGTGAGGTTCGGGAACTCGTTGACGCCGGTGACGGCGGTCCGGCGGTGGGCGATGTCCGCGCTGCGCGCGGCGCCGACGGCAGCGATCTGTTCGACGACGAACTCCTGGGCCTGGGCGAACCCGCCCCGAGACTCGATGGCCTGGAAGTGCTGCCACGCGGTGTCGGCCAACTGCTGAGTGAGGTCCTCGACGAACCACGAACCGCCCGCGGGGTCCCACACGCGGCCCAGATGCGACTCCTCAAGCAGCAGCAGTTGGGTGTTGCGCGCGATGCGGCGCGAGAAGTTCGCCGAGATCCCTTCGGCACCACCGGGAATGGCCACGTCGAACGGATGCACCTGCACGGTGTCCGCGCCTCCGACGCCTGCGCCGAATGCCGCAAGCGTGCAGCGCAGCATGTTCACCCACGGATCGCGCTGCGCCATCATCGCCAGCGAACTCACCGCGTGCAGCGTGACCGCGCCCGCTTCGGGCGCGTCGAGCACCTCGGCGACGCGGGCCCACAGCTGGCGCGCGGCCCGCAGCTTGGCGATCGTCATGAACTGGTCATCGTCGGCGGAAACCCGGAAACTGATCTGCCGCAGGGCATCCGGGGCGCTGAGGCCCGCCGCGGTCAATGCCCGCAGGTAGCTGACGCCCGCACCGACGAGGCCAGCCAATTCCCAGGCGGCGTTCGCGCCGCGATTGTGGAACGCCGGACCGTCGACGGTGATGGCCCGCACGCCCGGGCCGAACTCGGCCAACCGCGCCGCGACGGTGGTCACGTCGCCGATCGCCGGTGCCGCGGCGCCCGAGATCGGCGCGGTCAGCGGATCCGCACCGAGGTCGATCGAGAGGTCTGCGCGCTGGTCGGCAGGCACAGCCGAGACCAGCTCGAGCAGCGCCTCGGCGGCCACGGCCCACTGGTCGGCCGCATCCGGGCCGGTCTCCAGGATCACCGGAACCAGTTCGACGAACACGCCTTCGAGCAGACGGTCGACGTCAGAGGCGGGCACCGATTCGGCACCGACGCGCAGCACAACGGCGCTGACCCCGTCCGACAACGCGGACAGCAGCGTCGCGTTTCCGTCGCCCGCGGCTTGACCCGGGGCCGGGAAGGCCTCGGCGATCTTCCAGCCCGACAGGACGTCACGGGTGGCGTCGGCGCCGCGCGTGAACGGCCACTCACCGGGCAGGGCGGGTTCGGGCACGGAGTCCAGCGCGGTGTAGAGGGCCGAGACAGCGAAGCCCTCGTACGTCGGCGTCGCGAGCAGCTGCTCCGGCTCGGCGGGCAGATCGGCGACATCGCGCCGGGAACTCTTGGCGAGGACACCTGC
The DNA window shown above is from Mycolicibacterium confluentis and carries:
- the pks2 gene encoding sulfolipid-1 biosynthesis phthioceranic/hydroxyphthioceranic acid synthase; amino-acid sequence: MACRLPGGIESPEALWDALLRGDDLVTEVPADRWDADEFFDPEPGVAGRSVSKWGGFLNDVGGFDAEFFGISEREATAIDPQQRLLLETSWEALEHAGLDPNRLAGSLTGVFVGMTYADYQLVAADAQALDGPYGFTGNNFSLASGRIAYALGVTGPAYTVDSACSSGLLAVHNACRSLRDGESDLALAGGVNVLLEPRKMASGSAQGMLSPTGKCHAFDVDADGFVSGEACAMVLLKRLEDAERDGDRILAVIRGTAANQDGHTVNIATPSRDAQVVAYRAALAVAGVDGSSVGMVEAHGTGTPVGDPIEYAGLAEVYGIESACALGSSKTNFGHSQSASGAVSLIKAVLALQHGVIPQSLHFNQLPDEMAKIDTKLFVPQANVPWPIEGQPRRAAVSSYGLSGTNVHAVVEQAPAGQSPKVVAHDAKPAAVDGALLFPLSSTSADGLRQTAGRLADWATEQLRDDELSDLGYTLARRRGHRSVRTSVLAGTSAELVEALREVADGELPHEPAVPNNGRGPVWVFSGHGSQWIGMGAPLLAAEPVFAATVAELEPLIARESGFSVTEAMSAPELVTGMDRVQPTIFAMQVALAATLRAYGVTPGAVVGHSMGEAAAAVVAEGLSLEDGVKVICRRSRLMASIAGAGAMASVELPAAQVLSELTAQGVDDVVLSVVASPQSTVVGGAKDSIRRLVVGWEQRGVMAREVAVDVASHSPEVDPILDALADELDELSPMDPVIPYYSATLYDPRDIPVFDVDYWSDNLRYTVRFAAAVQAALEDGYRVFGELSPHPLLTHAVDQTARGLDMSMAVLASMRREQDMPNGLRGFVGDLHNAGAAVDFEALYPDGRLIDAPLPAWTHQTLMLTRVGEEARGGHSLAVHPLLGAHVRLPEAQERHVWQADIGTVAQPWLEDHQVNSVAALPGAAFCEMALSAAASVLGEAAEVHDVTFDQMLLLDEQTEVCAQAERRGDGAVDFEVNTVADEERVRRSGARLTTAGDETPAVHDITRLLKAHPERVDGAHLRELFAERGIVYGPAFCGLVAAHVGTDGQRSVLAEVALPGALRSGQAAYAVHPALLDACFQAVAAHPDIRDDASPTLLLPLGVRRIRAHASTRHAQYCYARVQRLDASTVEADLDILDDDGNVLVAVQGLRLGTGTSAESERDRTLNSRLLTVGWVRQEPPEAASPDIRSLLVIDGGQTDPLPSALADAFGQRGVDVQRLSWPLHGGDEQAQAELVAQLSGGVIGAVVVVLESATGAAAASTATGADQVRRLVHIARELPEVSGAPRLYVLTRGTQTVVDGDVANLEQGGLRGLLRVVGVEHPHLNPTSIDLAATPGAAEEAERVAAQVLAAGDEDETAWRDGQLYVARLNLTPLGADDLRTTVVDHQRDGVRLQIRTPGDLQSLELAAVDRVEPGPGQIEVAVTASNLNFADVLVALGRYPSFEGRMPSLGADYAGVVTAVGPGVTEHQVGDQVAGISTSGAWATYITSDANLAVTLPPALSASQAAAVPSAHATAWYSLHNLARISAKDKVLIHSGTGGVGQAAIAIARAAGAEIYATAGSDERRDVLRSMGIKHVYDSRSTAFAEEIRRDTAGYGVDIVLNSLPGAAQRAGLELLSFGGRFVEIGKRDIYGDTRLGLFPFRRNLAFYAVDLALLALTDPATMRDLLSTVFAQIAEGVLPPPQTTHFPLAEGATAIRVMGAAGHTGKLVLDIPHSGHDTAVVPPSEAKPFRRDGAYVVTGGMGGLGLFLAEKMAAAGAGRIVLNGRSSPSQHAQAVIDRIRAAGTQVDVCRGDIADPATARRLVTAAAATGLPLRGVLHAAAVVEDATLAAITDDLVARDWAPKVTGAWNLHEATVDQPLDWFCSFSSAAALVGSPGQGAYAAANSWLDAFTHWRRAQGLPATAIAWGAWSEIGAGQGMAAEESMAISPSDGAYAFDALLRHDRAHTGYAPVAGAPWLMSFAQARPFAEAFRNADQNRGGSSQFLTELRALPHDEWAGRLRRLISDSISLILRRAVDPDRPLSEYGLDSLGNLELRTRIETETGIRISPMGITTIRALAESLSETLAADTAVSSPS
- the meaB gene encoding methylmalonyl Co-A mutase-associated GTPase MeaB, with the protein product MAAPANVSTTELADRIRSGDRSALARAITLVESTRADHRQQAQELLLELMPEAGSAMHIGITGVPGVGKSTSIEALGMHLIEQGHRVAVLAVDPSSTRTGGSILGDKTRMSRLAAHPDAYIRPSPTSGTLGGVARATRETVVLLEAGGFDVILIETVGVGQSEVTVAGMVDTFVFLTLARTGDQLQGIKKGVLELADIVVVNKADGAHAVEAKKAARELSGAIRLIYPRDVLWRPPVLTMSALEGTGLQDLWDAVLKHRDVLTEAGEFDARRRAQQVEWTWAMVRDVVLDRVLTNPEVRRIRGDVERQVRDGELTPALAAQQILDAAG
- the scpA gene encoding methylmalonyl-CoA mutase — its product is MTTTTPAVGSFSDVPLRGGAAGRPATPDTAAEAVSAAAAAHGYTPEQLTWATPEGIDVKPVYIEADRAAAVEAGYPLDSFPGEPPFVRGPYPTMYVNQPWTIRQYAGFSTAAESNAFYRRNLAAGQKGLSVAFDLATHRGYDSDHPRVAGDVGMAGVAIDSILDMRQLFDGIDLGAVSVSMTMNGAVLPILALYVVAAEEQGVPPEKLAGTIQNDILKEFMVRNTYIYPPKPSMRIISDIFGYTSTKMPKFNSISISGYHIQEAGATADLELAYTLADGVEYIKAGLDAGLSIDKFAPRLSFFWGIGMNFFMEVAKLRAGRLLWSELVAQFDPKSSKSLSLRTHSQTSGWSLTAQDVFNNVARTCVEAMAATQGHTQSLHTNALDEALALPTDFSARIARNTQLLLQQESGTTRPIDPWGGSYYVEWLTHQLAERARAHIAEVAEHGGMAQAIDEGIPKLRIEEAAARTQARIDSGAQPVIGVNKYQVDEDHEIEVLKVENSRVRAEQLAKLEKLRAERDEEATQAALAELTRAAAATGVSGEDGLGNNLLALAINAARAKATVGEISDALEKVYGRHQAEIRTIAGVYRDEVGNSANVKGIEAATELVEKFAEADGRRPRILVAKMGQDGHDRGQKVIATAFADIGFDVDVGSLFSTPDEVARQAADNDVHVVGVSSLAAGHLTLVPALRDALAEVGRPDIMVVVGGVIPPGDFQELYDAGATAIFPPGTVIADAAVGLLNKLAERLGYDLSAPSAS
- the mutA gene encoding methylmalonyl-CoA mutase small subunit; the encoded protein is MSSEASVVPADRAELEQARARWRDAVAGVLAKSSRRDVADLPAEPEQLLATPTYEGFAVSALYTALDSVPEPALPGEWPFTRGADATRDVLSGWKIAEAFPAPGQAAGDGNATLLSALSDGVSAVVLRVGAESVPASDVDRLLEGVFVELVPVILETGPDAADQWAVAAEALLELVSAVPADQRADLSIDLGADPLTAPISGAAAPAIGDVTTVAARLAEFGPGVRAITVDGPAFHNRGANAAWELAGLVGAGVSYLRALTAAGLSAPDALRQISFRVSADDDQFMTIAKLRAARQLWARVAEVLDAPEAGAVTLHAVSSLAMMAQRDPWVNMLRCTLAAFGAGVGGADTVQVHPFDVAIPGGAEGISANFSRRIARNTQLLLLEESHLGRVWDPAGGSWFVEDLTQQLADTAWQHFQAIESRGGFAQAQEFVVEQIAAVGAARSADIAHRRTAVTGVNEFPNLTEPPLAQHDPLDGVVRYAQAFEDLRNRSDEFLAKKGDRPKALLIPLGPLAEHNIRTSFAANLLASGGIEAVNPGALTAADIAAAVQDAGSQAAVVICGSDARYGAEASAAVQAARAAGVQRVYLAGPEKAVAEAEHRPDEYLTAKIDAVEALSALLTRLGA